taaatgtttaatgttacaAGAAAACAGTGCACCCAATTAGCAGCTATTCTGCCTCTTGTCACTGTCTCCACTGTTTTTAGGCAGTGACATTATTCGTTTGTCATTGCTGGGAAACGTCAATGCTCTACTTGGCCTTTCATTCCCTCCAGACCCTATAAACTTTATCTTGGCTGTGAGGACCACTCCTTGGGCTTCAAAGCCAATCAGAAACAAGCTTTGTGCACTTTGCATGCCAGCCTTAGATTATTCTACTGCCTCAGGCCTTGGCTATATTGTTTTGATTATCACACCCTCAGACAAGTAGAACTTTTAGGCTAATAATAACATTGCAGTGAAATGAGATGTTCCCTCAGGATGCACCACTATCGTCCTCCTCAAAGGGCACTAATACCTGCCGTCACAAACATAGTTTCTTAGCTCACAAGGGCCTTTGAATGATGCTTCACAGTGTGGCTTTGGTTCTCCCCGACTCACCTGTGATGGCAGAAGTTGGTACAGGATTGATCATCAGCTTTGTCACAGGTGCAGCGGCCAGTGGACCTTCTTCTTCGAGCCAGAGGACTGCCTAGACCATAAACTGTTGTCTTActgcagggagaaagagacTCAGTGCCACCCTAGTGACACAAAGACAATGCAGACTTTGCTCTTTGATACCTCATGcagtaatataatttataacGATAACACATGTTTATTCTGCAGATACTGGACTGGGAGTGTACAATGCACTGACTGTTGTGCTGCGATTTCAATTATTCTGACCCACATCctccattgtgtgtgttttctcatgcTCACCTGGGCGTATTGACCCAGATGATATCCAGGTGGCAAAAGTAGTGGCATTCAGAGTCCAGCAGGCTGCTGCAGGCACAGCGCTTGGTCCTCGTTCTTTGCATTGGGAAACCATCGCCAGCCTCCACTTTCAGATGACTCATGACCGGAAGACCCAAACCTAGTTCAAGATGAAGAGCCACTCACTCAATGAACATCAACTCCAGCCAAGCCAAACCAACCTGTCAGTGTCCCTGCCTCCTTTTACTCATgtccacttctttttttttttttttttaaaaaccaaaaaaacgtAAATGAGAACATTGAAAAACTTACCAACTATTCTTCACAAATGTCTCTTTTTACTAAAAATCATGactattttgtcttttacagtGAGCAGTACTCAAGGTTTCACAGTTTTCAATGAGAAGCTGTTGTGTGATAAACAGAACCTATTATGTTTCCTGTGCTTCAGGGATTTCCAAAACATGTCTGTGCGCCAACATACAGTCATGATCATGTTGCTTTGTGCAGTCTGACTCAGATTGTTGcaattttacatacagtatgtgagccACAGACTAAAATTTGTCTAACAGAAACCaaaagtatttctttaaattctCTTAACTAGGCATAACTAGGAAAATTCTGAGGTAGATTTAAGGGTGATGAACTTACACGAGTCATGCACATTCCTCTAAAACTGAATATGTCTTAAAAAATAGACTCACCATCCTGCACGGCAGCCCAGAGAGTGATGAAGAGAAGAACACTGGTGTGAGTAGTCATGGCTGATAGCAGATGGATGGAGCTCTCCAGAGAGACTGTTATCTTTACAGTTACAGCTAATTTTTaacgtgctgctgctgcttgtctgCAGGTGTCTGAGCTCTGCCACTCTTAtacttctcctctcctctctctcccatgATGTCATGGTAAAAGCCCCACCCATGGCTGCTTGCCAGTGGAGCCACACTGCACAACCCCAGGGTGTTCAAACCCATAACACATTCCAGGACTATCTGCTGCTTTGCAGCCTCCGTGACACCACTGTCACCTGCCGAGTGACATTTATGTCTGAAGTTTGCCTTTG
This sequence is a window from Xiphias gladius isolate SHS-SW01 ecotype Sanya breed wild chromosome 22, ASM1685928v1, whole genome shotgun sequence. Protein-coding genes within it:
- the LOC120784308 gene encoding endothelin-2 translates to MTTHTSVLLFITLWAAVQDGLGLPVMSHLKVEAGDGFPMQRTRTKRCACSSLLDSECHYFCHLDIIWVNTPSKTTVYGLGSPLARRRRSTGRCTCDKADDQSCTNFCHHSPEIKSVKKRQLNIILRALASRPKKAQNAANPYRDGSSEAQRKNTR